Below is a genomic region from Eupeodes corollae chromosome 1, idEupCoro1.1, whole genome shotgun sequence.
taaagaagcacatattcgacatttgtgcgaaacagtcgtagctttgttgtTAAGCTGAAAGAGTTATTTCCCCCGAATTTTTGACAGCAGATGGCAGATGACTTCTTGTTCGGTTCGGCCTTCCATGGAAACGATGCctccaaggtattgaaaactCTCCAGCTTTTCCACCGTTTAtgaaaaaactatttgtttgagaggatggtcgggttccaagaccgatcatttttgttttgccgtaattaattttcagccccacaacttctgcttctctctccacattTCTTGTCATTTAATGGAGATGCATGATCCtttgagagagtaagcaaacatcgtccacataatccaagtgctttaaataggatgtcaaagtccattgcaTCCCGCCGCTACCTGACAATGCTGCGCACAGTACATTGCTtatcacgaaaaaaaaaacaatattggcgaatGAATACAACCTTttctgactccgctacggatttcaaaactTCCATCGAGCAGAACgagacacttggatccatcatatgctgctttaataacaGCAATtatctgggatgcctctcctctgcaaagctaaccagatatactccctgttaacgctatcaaaggtcttctcgaagtcgatgaacagcaagTCAtcgatcgatattcaacgcactgtttaATAATGATTCGCAGGGTGTTAATATggtcaatacaggaggatccagcgcggaatcctgcttcttcggcatcgagtgtgccATCAAgatgttctctgatgcgttccagtgcTTCTATTTTGAAAACGgatggtagaacgcaaattcctctacagttttcgcactttgtaagatctcttttttttgggagcttgacgataattcccttcttccactcctGGGGGAAGCTTTCGATGGCAcaggatgaagcagttcgctttaTGACGtaggcgctgcttgtaaaagttCTTCGGGAATTCCaccaagtcctaccgctttgttgttcttaattaattaattgcggcaacgatctcatctttactgggaggtgcggttcagggattagtttcttcaggcgcttcagaaggtatcggtttaaaaccgaggaaaagtgatctttccacattctgacttgctcatccaccgaacttatcacagtaaacggtcctgctgtcgcacctgctTGCAGCATTTTCTGCTtcttgtaagaatgcgttgatgtagttacgcttgtcgctGCACACACTGCGttgaaattttctatttttcatgttatacgaggactccagctcatttctttcttccccttgtgcagcagttattcgagcccttaactgtttgcgttagttgatccttgcccaagattcttctaaaagccaagtgttgttgcttacTGCTTTCCGACTGACttttctgtcagcacctgacgtgaaaacatttttcacagcgttccaatggtgttcgatgtcgtcatgtatTGTGCTGCGGATAGGttatcgaaaaaaaagatttttactaGTGTCGTCTTTCTGCTTTGAAACGTATCTTCAGATGAGCTGATACCCATTCTATTCGTGTGGGAACCCATCGAGTTGTGATGGGTCTGTATGTATGTTTGGATTCTAATTAATAAGGGCAACTGAGTTCTGCTTAAAAGATTTATCCAAACCCAGAAAATCTCAGGGTCGGACCATTTGCTTAGATGTTCGAGACCCAACGCCGGGTGACTGCATTGACTTCACTGAGTAAAGGTAGCTTTCTAGGGAACTGGTCAGGACAGATCCTTAGCTGCTTCGCAAACCCCTAAATAATATtgcttgaatataatttaaacaagTATGGTTTTCCCAGAAAGCATTATttcaacatcatctgcatatgCTACGACCTTGAGTCTACTTAGGCTAAGCTCATTTGAACCTTGATATAAACGTCAGGAAACAAAGCATGGGATATAATATAAAATCCTGCGGAGCGGTtcaaaatttacttactttaaaGTTACTATAACCCATGTCTGCTTATATGACTCCTGTTTAGGACGAACATAAAATTGACTTCTCCACATCTAGGAATATAAAGCTATCttcataaattcaaatattcaatagaatcgtacacattttttttgaaagagtaTACAAAAACACTTTTGAGATTATTCCGTTAGGCCCTGAAGACTTCTTAATTTAATCTGaatcttttgttttatgtatgtatttagcaTAAAGGAGTGCCTTATTGCCATGTGCCCTGCTACGGTGCCCTATTTGGACCCCAATTATTTGGTCATGGCACGCGTGTAGAATCTCATAAGAATTTCGGACAGAAAGGTATCCAGCGGGCCAATAGTAATGGTACACCAGCGTTTCCAAGGGATCATTTGGAAtcaaaattaaaggttttttaatttttatatttattcaaaagttcATACATTAATAATTAATGTACTCTTTTAGTTATATAATCAATTTTATGACAATAAAAGCTTAGAGGTGCGTAGCCGTGAGGTTAACAATAGACTGATACTTGAAGGTGCTTTACGAGTATATTGGGGTGTGCAAGGTGTGATCCATTTGAAAGAAGATGACgaccaacggactgttgcaatACGTAAACGAAATTCGGGAAGATATTCCACAAGCAGTGCAGTGGATCAGGAGAATTCAGATAAAGAAAACGACGGCACAGAATCAGTTGATCCCGCAACAACCACAACTACAACTGGAGGCTTAGTTGATGATCTTTCGACTGATGTTTCCCTCTCTGAAAGTATGACCTTTGATTCGTGCAGCTTAAATGAGTATCCTCTATCGGAGGAAGCCACAACACCGACTACACCAACAGCGACGCAATCAACATTAACAACAAACACAGGCAGCTCAGCATCGACGCTTCCCTCGAAGTTGGACAGTATAAACAACTTGGAATGGGATGAAATTGATGATTTATTACAGGTAAGATagaatatctttaaaaatagagagagagagagaaagcaTCACTCGATGAATTTTTCAGGTCGAACGGCGATTCAGTGAGAAGGATAAGATCTATGAAACAATGCCAGTTAAGTTGCCATCATCACAATCTTCTAGTGAAAGTTCTCCGACCAAGAGTGCATCAGAGCAAAGTAGCAGCAGTACCACAGAAACATCTTCAGATAATTTCATAACAGCTTCGGCTTCCTTGggcacaacaacaacagaaacaacaaCGACCAATCCAACAACTGACAACGATGATGACACTCTAAAGCCGATGGATTTTGAAGATTTCAAACGCAGCATTCATCAGGAATACGTAAATGGCTCAAATGATTTTCCCGAAATTAACGAAGATACATTGAAGAAGAACCAACCAATTGATCCGTCGAGAATAAACGATTCGTTGAAGCTTTACGGTGAGAACGCGATGAGTAAGAGTTTCAATTGTGAGCAAGCATTGCGCTCGATTGATCCAGCCATGATCAATGACACTCTCTGCAGAAGAGTCGTTAGCGGAATTGAACATTCATCGGCGAGAAATTACGCCCTGCAGAAATCCGGTTCGGCTAATTTGAATCACAATCAAAATGGTCGATCGGTGTTCGAGAAGGGCATCAATCGGTCAAAGTCTGGTCCGACTTGCTTTGAATTTACCGACAGCGAGGATGAATCTTCGACTCTTAAGCCTCGGAAGCCATCGACGATAAAACGTAACGAACAGCGCTACGTGAACATCCGCATGGATTGCTATCCCAATCAAAGTGACAATGACACAAGCAAGGGCGGCGATACAAATAGTTCGGATGTTGCGGGAGAACTAACAGCCACAGAGACGTGCATAAACGGGCAGCAGTTTCATGTTACTGAAGATGGAGTGGTATTGCGGCGACCGCCTAGAACTGGGTCGACTGCAATTAAGAGGAGGTCAGGCAATAAGAGGTTTGTTTTGATCATATTTATgttcttatattatttaaaaataatgattacTTTTTCAGATCTCGTACAAAGCTAAAGCGCCGTTGCTCCATCAATGGACATTTTTACAATCGCGAAACATCATTTTTCACTCCACCCTATGGATCTCAAATGAGTGTTTGGGTGACCTCGTTGGTGACAACTCAAGAAGTTATAAATCTCATTTTAGAGAAATACAAAGTCGATAGCCCGGCAGAGAATTTTTCACTGTTCATTTTGCGAGACAATGGCGAGCAGAAGCGATTAAAGGATCAAGATTATCCTTTAGTTGTTCGAATAATGCTCGGTCCACACGAAGATGTAGCTCGAATGTTTCTCATGGATGCCCAAAGGACTCAAGAAATAAGGTAAGCtagttttcgtttttaaatgaCCACAAAACTGATGCATGTGATTCCTTACAGCAATGAGGTTGCTCAATTTATCAACCTCTCCGTACCAGAGTGCTGTGCAATTTTAAATCGCTACAACGATGAGTTAGAGCGTGAAGTCGCCAAAGTTAGAGAAAAGTAAGTGAAAGCTTTCAGCTTAATTTAAATCCTACTAAATGAcactctttttgttttgtagatatGCTGAATTGCGTCGTCGCATTGTCAGTCGTATGGAATCTTTAAAAGTTCGTTTATAATCTCGTCATCTTTAATTATTTAGGATCTTCGAAATTTATAAtggattttatatattttcgaaCTCCAATGAAAATCAGAGTATTTACAGACAACCTAACACATTTATTCAATCATATtcctaaataattgttttcatatattaattaattgcatattttataataattattatttttcttacctATGGGATTCCAGTTTCTTCGATCACCACCAAAATcgctttaaaaaagaaaacaacaatattttctttttttatataagtagTTTATTTCATTCAGACcataaattaaagtaaagttttagACTGAATCAGAGCAAATTAAGTATTATGataaaatgtaaagaaaaaacaaacaaacaattaatttcttATTGAAACTTTTGAACTTTAACACTCAGCTAAATTGTGTGcatgtaaaaattaaaacaaatatcctTTTGGTGTTTAGTGTTTTAGGTTTtagaagaaaaacttaaattttaaaatgttttacctTCTTCGCTTAACCGAAATGGTATTAAGTTCACAAATTTGTactcatattttttcaaaaatgtttttgaatctcgaacaaaaaaacagaaatactttgaggttgttttattttgttttgtttagtttaagaaaaaaaaaacggattagaattttttaataaatttt
It encodes:
- the LOC129938858 gene encoding serine-rich adhesin for platelets; the protein is MWKCHKCGKPVYFAERKQSLGYDWHPECLRCEECGKRLNPGQHAEHKGVPYCHVPCYGALFGPQLFGHGTRVESHKNFGQKGIQRANSNGTPAFPRDHLESKLKLYNQFYDNKSLEVRSREVNNRLILEGALRVYWGVQGVIHLKEDDDQRTVAIRKRNSGRYSTSSAVDQENSDKENDGTESVDPATTTTTTGGLVDDLSTDVSLSESMTFDSCSLNEYPLSEEATTPTTPTATQSTLTTNTGSSASTLPSKLDSINNLEWDEIDDLLQVERRFSEKDKIYETMPVKLPSSQSSSESSPTKSASEQSSSSTTETSSDNFITASASLGTTTTETTTTNPTTDNDDDTLKPMDFEDFKRSIHQEYVNGSNDFPEINEDTLKKNQPIDPSRINDSLKLYGENAMSKSFNCEQALRSIDPAMINDTLCRRVVSGIEHSSARNYALQKSGSANLNHNQNGRSVFEKGINRSKSGPTCFEFTDSEDESSTLKPRKPSTIKRNEQRYVNIRMDCYPNQSDNDTSKGGDTNSSDVAGELTATETCINGQQFHVTEDGVVLRRPPRTGSTAIKRRSGNKRSRTKLKRRCSINGHFYNRETSFFTPPYGSQMSVWVTSLVTTQEVINLILEKYKVDSPAENFSLFILRDNGEQKRLKDQDYPLVVRIMLGPHEDVARMFLMDAQRTQEISNEVAQFINLSVPECCAILNRYNDELEREVAKVREKYAELRRRIVSRMESLKVRL